Below is a window of Pseudomonas eucalypticola DNA.
GCTACCCATGTGCAGGTCCACGTATTGCCGGTAGGCCATCACCTGTTCCAACGCCGGCCGGGTCATCAACCCGCGCTGTGGCCTGGGTTGGCGGGGCCCCACGGCCTCGTAGTAGGAGTTGAACAGGTAGGTGAAGCTCGGATCGAATGGGCGGTAGTCGGCGAGGTGGGGCACCAGCAGAAAGGTTTCGAAGAACCAGGTGATGTGGGCCAGGTGCCACTTGGTCGGGCTCGCGTCTGGCATCGACTGCACCACCATGTCCTCGGGGCTCAGCGGGCTGGCCAGGCGTTCACTGTAGCGGCGTACCTGACGGTAGCGTTGCAAGCGTTCGTCGGCGAGGGTAGGGAGGGTGTCGAGGGCATGGCGTGGCATCAGGTTCATCAGCAATGGCTCCGCGGCTGCGTCGTTAGGCGACGTGAGTTGGCGAGATGTCCGGGCTCACAGGCCCAGTACATCGAGAGTCTTGGCGTCGGGCTGGCCATCGAAAAAATCGGCCAGTACCTGGTTGAACGGGCCGGGGTCGTCGGCGGCGTTGGCGAACAGGGTCATGCACGAGCGTAGTTTGAGGTCGTCAGGTGAGCCAAAGATCTCGCCGACCGGTCGTCCCTTGAGCGCACTTACCACCGCCGTGGCTTGCAGCAACCGCGGCCCGAGCACCGGGTGTTGCAGGTACGCCACGGCTTCGCCGGCTCCGCTGATCGCATACTGGCGCGCCGTATCACTAAGCCCAAGGCCAGCGATCTGGGGAAAAACGAACCACATCCAGTGGGTGCGTTTCTGGCCTTGGTTCAGTTCATGCAGCGCCTGCTCGAACACAGGGCGTTGCGCTTCGACGAAACGCTGGAGGTTGTAGGTGTCCATGATCTTCACCGAGAGGGCGGTGTTCAGATGACCGTCCGCGGCGCGGTGAGTTCGTTTGGCGAGATGAGGGGGCGCGTGGCCGCTTGCTACAGGGGAAGGGATGAATTGCTGACGATCGGCCGCTCATGCACCAGCGCCAGGGTTGCATCCAGCAACTTGACCATCTCGTCTATATCCCGGCGCATCTCGCTGCACACCTGCGGGTTGTCGCACAGCTCCAGGCGCAGCTTGAGCCGGGACAATGGCGTGCGCAGGTCATGGGACACCGCGCCCAGCACATGACCGCGCTGGCGGAGCTGTTCGCGAATGCGCCATTGCATGCGGTTGAAGGTATGCGCCGCTTGCCGAGCTTCCAGCAGGCCATTCGCCTGCACGGTCAGCGGCGGGCTGTCGAGGTCTTCGCTCAGGCGCTCGGCCGCGGCACTGAACCGGCGGATGGGCCGGGACAAGAGTTTGGCCCCGTACCAGGCCGCGGCCACCAGCGCCGCCATCTGGCATAGCAAAGGCACCATGGGGAAGTCCAGCAACGATGCCGCGGGCGGCGGCTCACCGGTTTCCAGCAACTGCACCTGCTCGGTGTGGAAGCGTGCGTCTTCCTGAGCCTTGCCGTACGCCTGGAACCACATGAACGCCAGGCCGTGGGCAAACACGATGGCGATCACGGAAATGCCGAACAGGCGAGCAAACAGGGAGTTGGCGAAACGCGGCAGGCGAAGGCTGGGCATGCGGAGGGCTCTTGGGCCGGGTCGATCCGAGTACAGAGCATCGCCTTGCCTTGTATCCCGTTGATTTCATGACTGTATCAGCGCTATGCATGAAGGCTCGTCGACGCCGATGGGCCGCCAAACCAGTACTGCGCAGTGACACCACCGTCCATCAGGAAGTCGCTGCCGGTGATGAACGTGCCCTCGGGCCCCATCAACAGGGCGGCCAGCGCACCCACTTCATCGGGGGTGCCGCCACGCTTGGCCGCGCAGCTGTCGATCATGCGGCGATAGCCTTCCCCCCGGGGGCCGGCCAGTTCCTCCCGGGCCAGTGGCGTGAAAATGATGCCTGGGCTGATGGCATTGACCCGCGCACCGCGCTTGCCCCAGCGCACGGCCTCGGCCATCACCCGCAGCGCGTTGGCGCGCTTGGAGAGCTGATAAGCGTTGAGCGGATCGACCACCACGTCCGGTTGTAGCATGGGCAGCGCCAGCAGTTGTTCCGTCGCGGTCAGCGCCAGGCAATGGTCCTGTTCGGCGGTCAGGGCCGGCAGGCGGTGGCCGGACTGTGAGGCAATGACCACGGCCGAGCCGCCAGGCGCGATGACGTCACCGAACAGCTCCAGCACCAGCGCGGTGCCGTAGAGATCCACGCGCAGAATGGTCGCCGGTGGTGCTTGTGAGGGTGAAACCCCGGCGGCATGGATAACCCCACTGATCGGCCCAAGGGCTTGGGCGGTAGCGACCAGCGCCGCCACCGACTCACGCGACGTGACATCGACGACGGCGGTGCTGGCCTCGAACCCTGCGTCCAGCAGTACCCGGGCTGCGGCGTCAGCGTTCTGCTGCTTGAGGTCGGCCAGCAGCACTTGCTTGCCGGCGCTGACGCGGCGGGCGATGGCCTGGCCGATGGCGCCTGCGCCAATGACCACCGTGACATTTTTCATGGGCGTGGTTCCTCTGCTTTTGGCGTTTTACTCGGTGACCAGCACGCCACCGTGGTACTGCTCGTCAGTGACCGGCTCAAGCCACTCGACATTCTGGCCGTCGAGCATTTCAGTCACGGCCACGTGGGACATGGCCGTGGTGGCCGCCGCACCGTGCCAGTGGCGTTTGCCACAGGCGCAGGCCACGACGTCGCCGGCACGAATCTCGGTACGCGGCCCACCTTCACATTGGGTCCAACCCACACCGCTCAGCACGATCAGAGTCTGGCCCAGTGGGTGGGTGTGCCAGAAGGTGCGCGCCCCTGGCTCGAAGGTCACGATGGCGCCGCCGACGCGGGCAGGCGCTTCGGCCTGGAAGCGGCTATCGATGCGTACGGCACCGGTAAACCAGGTGTCTGGACCCTTGATGGAAGCCTGAGTGCCGTTGCGAACGATGGTCTGATTGGGAGTGGGCATGGGAAGGTCCTGGTCGATGAAAATGAACGCGTAGGCGCTTGGTGGCCTATCTTAGGGTGTTCGAACTCATCGATTAATATAGGTAAAGTGAATGAGCTTATGAGGGTGGCTCATTAATGATAACGGGGACCAGGGGCTATCATTGATGAGTGCTGCTCAGCGCTTCGATTAGCCCTGCTCAGCAATAGTCCAAGGCCATGCTCGGTACAATGGCAGGTGATGCTTTAGGCGATGCTTGCAGTCGCCCCTAGCCTGGAGACGTTCATGCAAATCA
It encodes the following:
- a CDS encoding DUF1810 domain-containing protein produces the protein MMDTYNLQRFVEAQRPVFEQALHELNQGQKRTHWMWFVFPQIAGLGLSDTARQYAISGAGEAVAYLQHPVLGPRLLQATAVVSALKGRPVGEIFGSPDDLKLRSCMTLFANAADDPGPFNQVLADFFDGQPDAKTLDVLGL
- a CDS encoding histidine kinase dimerization/phospho-acceptor domain-containing protein, whose product is MPSLRLPRFANSLFARLFGISVIAIVFAHGLAFMWFQAYGKAQEDARFHTEQVQLLETGEPPPAASLLDFPMVPLLCQMAALVAAAWYGAKLLSRPIRRFSAAAERLSEDLDSPPLTVQANGLLEARQAAHTFNRMQWRIREQLRQRGHVLGAVSHDLRTPLSRLKLRLELCDNPQVCSEMRRDIDEMVKLLDATLALVHERPIVSNSSLPL
- a CDS encoding SDR family oxidoreductase produces the protein MKNVTVVIGAGAIGQAIARRVSAGKQVLLADLKQQNADAAARVLLDAGFEASTAVVDVTSRESVAALVATAQALGPISGVIHAAGVSPSQAPPATILRVDLYGTALVLELFGDVIAPGGSAVVIASQSGHRLPALTAEQDHCLALTATEQLLALPMLQPDVVVDPLNAYQLSKRANALRVMAEAVRWGKRGARVNAISPGIIFTPLAREELAGPRGEGYRRMIDSCAAKRGGTPDEVGALAALLMGPEGTFITGSDFLMDGGVTAQYWFGGPSASTSLHA
- a CDS encoding (R)-mandelonitrile lyase gives rise to the protein MPTPNQTIVRNGTQASIKGPDTWFTGAVRIDSRFQAEAPARVGGAIVTFEPGARTFWHTHPLGQTLIVLSGVGWTQCEGGPRTEIRAGDVVACACGKRHWHGAAATTAMSHVAVTEMLDGQNVEWLEPVTDEQYHGGVLVTE